From Deinococcota bacterium, the proteins below share one genomic window:
- a CDS encoding UPF0175 family protein, with product LFYNKPMTLMVDLPEDVLAALGAEPQREVLESVVLHLVTQGKLPVARAGELLGMDRLSAIRWYAAREEAYSNLDDEDLDLLIDDIKKRNAALDADIMEAIDEAVSKA from the coding sequence ATTTGTTCTACAATAAACCCATGACCCTGATGGTCGATCTTCCCGAAGACGTCCTCGCGGCGCTCGGCGCTGAGCCGCAGCGCGAGGTTCTTGAAAGCGTCGTTTTGCATCTGGTCACCCAAGGCAAGCTGCCGGTTGCCAGAGCAGGAGAGTTGCTGGGGATGGACCGGCTCTCGGCTATCCGCTGGTACGCGGCTCGAGAGGAGGCATACTCCAACCTCGACGACGAGGATCTGGACCTGCTCATTGACGACATCAAGAAGCGCAACGCGGCCTTGGACGCCGACATCATGGAAGCTATAGACGAAGCAGTAAGCAAGGCGTGA